The DNA segment AGCCTGACCTGACAATCATGGTAATAAATACGGACTGGGATTCCTGCCTTAATAGCTCAGTCCGGGAGCCAAGGGCCAAGGGTTGGGGGGTGAGGAGTGTGACCCAGGTAGGGGGCTGTCCAGGGTCATGGACGCCAGGGTTCTGCCAGATGTATAAGAGCTCAGGCCTGGTCCCGGAGACAGGTCACTCCACCTCGCCGAGCCTCaatttcccatctgtaaagtCAGGAAGTCAGACTCCACGATTCAGTCCCCACCCAGTGAAAAGTATTGAGATCAAAAAGGTTCCAGCAACTTCTGGCCTCCTCTCCGCTTCCCGGCCTTTCTGAAGCAAACACACCACTTGggactgggctgggggtggaggtgaggtGGACAGACTAGACCCACACCCTGGCGAGCCACCGGCTTCAGCTCCCTCAGGTCTTCAACTCCACGGAGCGTAGCTACAGGCGCGCTAAGGGAAGCCCAGCCGGCGTAGTGGAGCTGGAGGCGCCAGGGAGTTATTTATCCATCCGGGGCCCCATCCCCCTCCTGTCCCCGGAGCCAGCaccgcccccgcccgcccgggGCCCCACGCGCGGACGCGGGGCGGGGCTTCGGGCTGGCGGGCGCCTGGTGGCCGGGCCCATCACGCCACCCGGGACGTGCCTTGGCGAGAGGCGGTGCTGGGGGCCTGGGTCTTACTCTGGCTCCTGGGGCGGAGTGACCGGGCCGACGCGCGGCCCGCCCCCATGACGTCAACCCACAAGGCAGCGCGCTGTTGTGCCGTTTACCGCGCGTCACCTGGACGACTGCAGTCGGTGGGGGTTGAAGAGGCCGTCAGTGGCTTGGCCCCGCCCCTCCATGCAAATGAGCGACGTCACCCGCGTCCAATGGCGAGCAGGGACAGTGAGCTCATCGTACCCGGCCGAGGCTATAAGGGGGCGCGCGCGTTGCGCGACTCGGGAGCCGCCGCCAGCAGAGGGCTGGGCGCAGCGGCCGCGGCCTGGGCGGGCGCAGGGCCGAGCGGACGGGGGGGCGAGGGCCCCCCGGGCGGCCGCGGCCACTCCCCCCCCCCGGGCCGGCGCGGCGGGGGAGGCGGAGGATGGAAACACCCTTCTACGGCGATGAGGCGCTGAGCGGCCTGGGCGGCGGCAGTGGCAGTGGCGGCGGTGGCAGCTTCGCGTCCCCGGGTCGCCTGTTCCCCGGGGCGCCCCCGACGGCAGCCGCCGGCAGCATGATGAAGAAGGACGCGTTGACGCTGAGCTTGAGCGAGCAGGTGGCAGCGGCGCTCAAGCCCGCGGCCGCACCGCCCCCGGCCCCCCTGCGCACCGACGGCGCCCAGGGTGCGGCGCCCCCCGACAGCCTGCTCCCTTCGCCCGACCTGGGGCTGCTCAAGCTCGCTTCGCCCGAGCTCGAACGTCTCATCATCCAGTCCAACGGGCTGGTCACCACCACGCCGACGAGCACGCAGTTTCTCTACCCCAAGGTGGCGGCAAGCGAGGAGCAGGAGTTCGCCGAGGGCTTCGTCAAGGCCCTGGAGGACTTGCACAAGCAAAACCAGCTGGGCGCGGGCGCGGCctccgctgccgccgccgccggagGACCCTCAGGCACGGCTGCAGGCGCCGCACCTCCCAGCGAGCTGGCCCCAGCGGCGGCCACGCCCGAGGCGCCCGTCTACGCGAACCTGAGCAGCTACGCGGGCGGGACTGGGGGTTCGGGGGGAGCTGCGACGGTCGCCTTCGCCGCTGAACCCGTGCCCtttccgccgccgccgccgccgccgcccccaggCGCGCTGGGGCCGCCACGCCTGGCCGCACTCAAGGATGAGCCGCAGACGGTGCCCGACGTGCCGAGCTTCGGCGAGAGCCCGCCGCTGTCGCCCATCGACATGGACACTCAGGAGCGCATTAAGGCGGAGCGCAAGCGGCTGCGCAACCGCATCGCTGCCTCCAAGTGCCGCAAGCGCAAGCTGGAGCGTATCTCGCGCCTCGAGGAGAAAGTGAAGACGCTCAAGAGCCAGAACACGGAGCTGGCGTCCACGGCGAGCCTGCTGCGCGAGCAGGTGGCGCAACTCAAGCAGAAGGTCCTCAGCCACGTCAACAGCGGCTGCCAGCTGCTGCCCCAGCACCAGGTGCCGGCGTACTGAGCCCGCGCGCGGGGCGCATGCGCGGCCCCCTTCCAGAGAGGCGGGTTCgctggggggggggcgtgggCTCCCGGGACTTGGAGAGGGCGCGGCCccggggacccccccccccgagggTGCTAGGACTCGGAGAGGGCGCCTCAGACTCGACAAGCTGGACCCCCTGCTCCTGGGGGGGCGAGCGCATGACCCCCCTCCTTTTCCCCTGCCCTCGCGCTGCCTCTGTCCTCGGCGCGCGGCCACCCGGTGTTGCACAAACCCGCGCGTCCTGGCTGCCCCTTTGTACACATCGCCGCCGAAGGGGGCGCAGCCTCAAGCCCTgcgtttccttttcttttacttttttttttttggactttggaagagagaagaacagagtgTTCGATTCTGCCCTATTTATGTTTCTACTCGGGAACAAAcgttggttgtgtgtgtgtgtgttttcttgtgttggttttttaaagaaatgggaagaagaaaaaaaaaacaccccttTTCTTGCTCTCGCTCCCCCCTCCTATCCCTCCGACACCCCCTCCTCTCgccttttttctgatttttttgttttgttttgctaccAGTCCACATTCCTGTTTGTAATCCTTGGTTCGCCCGGTGTTCTGTTTTCAGTAAAGTCTCGTTGCGCCAGCTCGGCTCTCCGCCTCCTTCTTCCCCCGCAGGGGCCTGACGGGCTGGGCGGGGCCTGACCGGCTCCCCTTcccctcttgcctcctttgccgcCTCCTTCCGCCCCTGCTCGGAGAAGGAGGGAGTCGGCGTCCGGGAAGGTACTGCACATCTGGCGCGCAGAGAGCGCCATCTAGGCGCCTCTGGGCGCGGGGCCGACTCCTATCCGGGTGGGCGGGGGACTTTGGGGTTTCCTGCCAATGTTTGGACTAGCTAGCCCGCGATTGTCCCAGACCTTTGCCTCCCCTTTTCGGAGGAGGGAATGCgggagggaaggggagcaggTCCAGCcggaggcagaaaggaaaagatagaaaCTTTCTCGGCTTGTGTTtacctgtctgtaaaatggacagAACAGTTGTAAACATGTCCTAGAAATTTGTGAGGATTGAAATAGTTTACAGAGCTGTTCTTGGCTTACAGGTGGTGCTCAGTGTGAGCTTGTAGTATGGTTTGTTGCATGGGAGACCTGAGTCTCAGGACTGGAAGAAAGGTTGGCATAGGTAGGATCTGACCTAGGCGGTCTGCCTCCAGAACTGGAGATGTAGTTAGGTTTCATGGGACCTTCTTGTTAGGGCACTGACATGGAATCCAGGCTTTTTCAAGTACTCTCTGAAACATCCCTCTCCCAACATCTTATTCACCCATTTTGAAGAAACAGGTTCAGAGTGACTTGGCTTGAGTCTTACAGCCTTTTTGGTAGACTGCACAGGGACATTTGGATCTTGGGTTTCTCACCTCCAGAGCCTTGACTGCCAGACTACCATTTTCCCCTCCTGCTCTGGCCTTTGCTGTTGTGGGGGCAAAAGACCCTGGACCTTGGTCTTCTGCCTCACTTAGGGCCTGGAGGGACATGAGCATTGGTGGCTAAGGACACAGGGCAAGCGAGCTTTGAACTAGCTTAGCTCTGTTAGAGAAGGTGGGCAAATCTcacctgttttacagatgaggaaactttgGTGCAGAGAAGGAACACCTTGTGACCACAGTCCCTCAGCCATTGGAAGATTGAGCCCTCACCAGCTGCAAGTTCTGGCTGCTACTTTTCAAAGCTCCAAGAGCTGCTTTAGGGTTTGGCTTTTAGCCATGTGACCTCTCCTTGGTACCACCTTCAGGCAGATGTTTCAGGAGTCGGGTTTGGAGTGAGAGGGAAGCTGATGCTGAGATGGGAGGGTGTTGACACAGAGGAGACCAAGAACCATGTCTGAGGGGGGCAGAGTGTCACTTTTCAGCGTCACTCAGGAGACGAGTCCCTGCTTGGGTGCCAGTTTGCCACTGTAACCTCAGTCAAGTCTCCATCCCACTCTGGCCTTTAGCTCCTGTGCTGTGAAAAGTATGTGTTTCACATGTCCAGGTAACATGTTTCAGGTCAGAAGTTGGAAGTGCTCAGGGGATGAacaacaatgaatgaatgaaattagtgCTCGGGCAAGGTGCTTCCTGTGCAGCTCCCAATCTATAAATCTATAGAGAAGGGGAGGCCCAGGGAGCTTTCATGATACCTCCTGAAATGTTTTTACTCGCAGCACTTCTGATGCCGCacatgtgggatttttttcccccacaccaaCCAACCTTCCAACTACAGAAACCAAGGGTATCCTACAGTTCAGTTCGACACTGTTAGCACAGACCACACAGGTGAAAGGTTCAATCCTAGAAGACTTTCCCACTTCATTTTTGaatgttttggccacaccttcagcatgtggaagttcctgggccagggaccacagcagtaaccagaccCACAGTGGTgacagttggatccttaacctcatgagccaccagggagctccaaagactgtctcactttattattttttatttttttgagggctgcacctgtggcatatggaagttcctaggccaggggtcgaattggagctgtagtggtggtctacgccacagccacgccatatctgagctacatttgcaaactatgctgcagctttcggcaatgctggaATCTGAACCcactggctgaggccagggattgaacccatatcttcaaggatactagttgggttcttaacctgctgagccacggtggaaacTCCAAGCctctcactttatttatttatttatttttgctatttagggccgcacctgtggcatatggaggttctcaggctaggggtccaatcagagctgtagctgcaggcctatgccatagccacagcaacgtgggaagcgagctgtgtctacaacctacaccacagctcacagcaacactggatccttaacccactgagcgaggccagggatggaaccagcaacctcatggttcctagtcggattcatttctgctgcgccacaggaactcccctctcagttttttgttttttgtttttttggttttttttggtctttttgccatttctagggccgctccctcggcatatggaggttcccaggctaggggtcgaattggagctgtagcctccggcctacgccagagccacagcaacgagggatccgagccgcgtctgcgacctacaccacagctcacggcaacgccggatcgttaacccactgagcaagggcagggatcgaacccgcaacctcatggttcctagtcggattcgttaaccactgcgccacgacgggaactccccctctcagTTTAGATGCCTGTCCCagattgactgactgactgacttccttccttcctccctcccttcctctctctctctcttttcccttccctcccctcccctctttcttggCACACGcatagcataaggaagttccaggtcagggactgaatctgagcccctgctgtgaactacaccacaggtgcagcaatgcctgatccttaatccactgcacccagcctaggatcaaacccttgcctcctcagcaactggagctgctacagacagattctcaacccactgtgccacagtggcaactctgCCACCTGTATTTCTTAACCACCTCTGGGCATCTGACCCTCCCAGCACCCCACGTGCTCAATGCTTAGGCAGGATTGAGGAAATCCCTGGCATTTGGTGATTAACTCAATATCCAGCCTCTTTCCCCTGCCAGGAGGTCTGGGAGATTAGGCCGAAAGTTACAACCCTCTAATCATGCTTTGGTCTTTTTGGAGACCAACTCCCATTTCAAAGCTATCTAAGCACCCCCCACCAgccattattcattttattacttaGCACTCCAGAGGTTACGAAAGTTTTAGGAGCTGTGTGGACAAAGACCAAAAGTTATCTTACTGTGTCACCTGCTTGCTAAAtggcagggcaggggtcaaacccaagcctctTACCTGCCTCAGGGCTAGGTGGAGGCCCTCTCTTTCACTACCATGTGACAAAAAGGGCGTTTTGGAAACCACAGACCTGACCTCTACTTAAACTTTTCTGGAAAAAAGGGTCTTAATTGCACTGGCCCTGCGCTGTTCAGAGTCTCTCtccagacccctcccccacccaaacTCTTATTTCCTTTCCCTCTGGCCTCCGGACCTTTGCATAGCTATAAGCCCCATACCTTTCTTCCCTCAGCCACCAAGTCCGAGCTCCACCTCTCAACCTCAGCTGCAGACGCTTTCTTTTTTGGAAGCTGGTCCACACCAACCCCCAGCTGGACCAGGGCCTACCTTACTGGGCTTTATCAGTGCTCTGTTCTTCCATTATTATTGCCGTGATCGCTTTGGATTTATGTTTGGCTCACTTAGGGCATGGATGGGAACTGGTCCTGGTCTCTGCTGAGACAAAGGAAATCAGTCCTGTCCAGCTGCCGTGTCCCTGGTTTTGCCCAAAGCCATACCCCACAGTGTGGAGATCTTTGCAGAGGGAGGCTCGGCTTCCCTACTGGCCTCTTGCTCTAGCGCCCCTCCTAGTGGCTTCCCAGGGAGGCCAGGCAGAGGCCTTTGGGCCAGGCCTGTGTGGTTTTGGCGGGACCCTGCCGAGCTGAGGCCAAAGTGTGTGTCAGCCCTGGCCTGGCCAGCAATGATTCACACCAGGCCTTGGCCCAGCCCAGGAGGTGACCGGGGACGGTGACCTCACTTCCCCTTCCAGACTGTGGCTCAGGGTCAGCGCCCACTTTGGCCAGGCAGTGGGAGGATCCCAAGGGCCCTCAGGCACAGCACTACCCTGAGGAGCCTCCATCCTCAGAGCCAGATGTGCCGGGCCTTTTAGGGCATAAGTCAGAGTGCAGAAGTCTATGcttcctttgctttattttttattttattttatttaaaaacaaattgtaaaggtttttatttttttgtctttttagggttgcatgcAAGGTTgaaggtccccaagctaggggttgaatcagagcttagctgcctgcctacgccacagccacagtgatgtcagatctgagccgtgtctatgacctataccacagcttacagcaatgctggatccccaacccactgagtgaggccagggatcgaacctgcgtccttatggatactagtcagattcatttccactgagccacgatgggaactcctttgttttatttctttgctttttagggctgcacctgtggcatatggaggttccaggctaggggtcgaatcggatctatagctgccagcctacaccacagccacagcaatgtaggatccgagttgcatcttcgacctacaccacagctcatggcaatgctggatccctgacccactgattgagcccagggatcaaacccacatcctcatggagttcccgtcgtggcgcagtggttaacgaatctgactaggaaccatgaggttgcaggttcggtccctggccttgctcagtgggctaaggatctgacgttgtcgtgagctgtggtgtaggtcacagatgaggctcggatcccacattgctgtggctctggcgtaggccagcggctacagctccgattagacccctagcctgggaacctccatataccttgggagcagccctagaaaagacaaaaaagaccaaaaaaaaaaaatcaacaaacaaaaaaacccccacatcctcatggatactggttggatttgtttctgctgcaccacaacgggaactcccatacgctTCCTTTGTTTTAAACCATCTACTGGCTTCCCCTCAGCTTTTCAACAAAACCCAAATGCCTGTCCTCTTCTCTGAAGCCCTGCCTTACAGTCCCCCCATCTATGCCCTCTTCTCCCTCGCCTCCAAAGGCATTAGCCTCCTCTGTGTTCCCTAAACACACCCAGCCTGTTCTGACCTcagacctttgcacatgctctgtCCATCAGCCAGGATGCTGTTCGTTCCCACAGCTCTCCCAGAGccaactctttctctctctgtaggGCTCAGCCTGTCCCACCTCCTCTTTGGTTCCTTAAATTGTTTGAGTTGTTTGTGTCCTAGACCCACATCAAATCCTAGCACCAAGTAGGTCCTCAGCAAGTGCCCAAGGGATCAGAGACTGAGATCTCCTGACACAGGAAGGGAGAGATGTGGGGGTCCCCTCTGGGCTCAGAGCCCTAACTTTCTGCTCTCAGGATGGGCAGGCGGTTTGTAGCAACCACCATGGCCCTCAGCCCTGATCtgcccctcccccgtccccacTGTAAGCCTTCTagaagcccctccccccaggagctGGTGGGGATTGGCTGGAACCTGGCTGTGAGTCACAAAGCCACCCTGGCACCAAGTCCCCAACTGTTTGGGCTGGTGGGTTCAGCTTCAAGGGCAGGTGAGTGAGGCTGGTGGTGGGTTTGGTCGGGGGGATATGTGGAGACCTGGTCATTCTCCCCTGGCCCCCAGTGCCCTCAGAATCCTCTTGGGCCCTCCAGGCTGCTCGGAGAGGTAGAACAGCTCCACAACCTGTCAGAGCAGGGGAGCTGGGGCTCCCCAAAGGCCTCCCAGTGGGTTTGTTTGCCTTGAGGGCCCAGCCTGGAGAGCGTAGCACATTTTCTTGGGAGCCTGGAAAAGTGGTCTTAGCTCATGTGA comes from the Phacochoerus africanus isolate WHEZ1 chromosome 4, ROS_Pafr_v1, whole genome shotgun sequence genome and includes:
- the JUND gene encoding transcription factor JunD, with protein sequence METPFYGDEALSGLGGGSGSGGGGSFASPGRLFPGAPPTAAAGSMMKKDALTLSLSEQVAAALKPAAAPPPAPLRTDGAQGAAPPDSLLPSPDLGLLKLASPELERLIIQSNGLVTTTPTSTQFLYPKVAASEEQEFAEGFVKALEDLHKQNQLGAGAASAAAAAGGPSGTAAGAAPPSELAPAAATPEAPVYANLSSYAGGTGGSGGAATVAFAAEPVPFPPPPPPPPPGALGPPRLAALKDEPQTVPDVPSFGESPPLSPIDMDTQERIKAERKRLRNRIAASKCRKRKLERISRLEEKVKTLKSQNTELASTASLLREQVAQLKQKVLSHVNSGCQLLPQHQVPAY